From one Phytohabitans houttuyneae genomic stretch:
- a CDS encoding AAA family ATPase — MTLPAGSDDPRAALHRLRAEVAKAVVGQDAIVTGLVIALLCRGHVLLEGVPGVAKTLLVRTIAAALDLDAKRLQFTPDLMPGDVTGSPVYDPRSAVFEFRTGPVFTNLLLADEINRTPPKTQSALLEVMEERQVSVDGMPRPLPEPFIVAATQNPIEYEGTYPLPEAQLDRFLLKLSVPLPTRDEEIGVLRAHHSGFDPRDLKAAGVQRVATAADLAAGRASVQRVGVADQVMAYIVDLCRGTRTSPSLELGASPRGGTALLVTAKAWAWLAGRDYVTPDDIKAVARATLRHRVRLRPEAELEGVTADAVLDSVLATVPTPR; from the coding sequence GTGACCCTTCCCGCGGGATCCGACGATCCCCGCGCCGCCCTGCACCGGCTGCGCGCCGAGGTGGCCAAGGCGGTGGTCGGTCAGGACGCCATCGTGACCGGCCTGGTGATCGCCCTGTTGTGCCGCGGCCACGTGCTGCTGGAGGGCGTGCCTGGCGTGGCCAAGACGCTGCTGGTACGCACGATCGCCGCGGCTCTCGACCTGGACGCCAAGCGGCTGCAGTTCACCCCCGACCTGATGCCGGGCGACGTCACCGGCTCGCCGGTCTACGACCCGCGCAGCGCGGTGTTCGAGTTCCGCACCGGTCCGGTGTTCACCAACCTCCTGCTCGCCGACGAGATCAACCGCACGCCGCCGAAGACCCAGTCCGCCCTGCTCGAAGTGATGGAGGAGCGCCAGGTATCCGTCGACGGCATGCCCCGGCCGCTGCCCGAGCCGTTCATCGTGGCGGCCACCCAAAATCCGATCGAGTACGAGGGCACGTACCCGCTGCCGGAGGCGCAGCTCGACCGCTTCCTGCTCAAGCTGAGCGTGCCGCTGCCCACCCGCGACGAGGAGATCGGCGTACTGCGCGCGCACCACTCCGGCTTCGACCCGCGTGACCTGAAGGCGGCCGGCGTACAGCGGGTCGCCACCGCCGCCGACCTCGCCGCCGGGCGGGCCAGCGTGCAGCGGGTGGGTGTGGCCGACCAGGTGATGGCGTACATCGTGGACCTCTGCCGGGGCACCCGCACCTCACCCTCGCTGGAGTTGGGCGCCTCCCCTCGCGGCGGCACCGCGCTGCTGGTCACCGCGAAGGCGTGGGCCTGGCTGGCGGGGCGCGACTACGTCACCCCCGACGACATCAAGGCGGTCGCCCGGGCCACGCTGCGCCACCGGGTGCGCCTGCGGCCGGAGGCCGAGCTCGAAGGCGTGACCGCGGACGCGGTGCTCGACTCTGTGCTCGCGACAGTGCCGACGCCACGCTGA
- a CDS encoding DUF4350 domain-containing protein — translation MRRWHRFAIPLGVVVLIFTVTGVTYAVNEPDPGDPAFLSPVSGDGIGARRLAEALAARGVQVERETRTSDALVSAYEGDATLFVPVPRVVHPDYLDMLRLMPPSTRIVLVDPARQVLEDAAIPLAPGGRRWAARAVPPGCAVQEAREAGTAAALRQRYKGEGIRCYGAGVVQLDLQRADLVVIGASDPFRNDRIGEHGNAALATGLLATRPRVVWLDLHKLEPPPGVTDEPGSSSGVPPSLGTDPRGGSGEADGEGEGSRGGEGDESSSGGSSGDESSSSSASDEDSENPLWDAFPQWFWALLIQLALAVVLLALWRARRLGPPVTEPLPVTVRAAETVHGRGRLYRRAKARGPTADLLRAAARDRLAQLLTPTAEVSLVDATAAATGLDREQVEGLLDGPTPESDDDLRRLQADLDALVDAVRRAR, via the coding sequence ATGAGGCGGTGGCACCGGTTTGCGATCCCGCTGGGCGTGGTGGTGCTGATCTTCACCGTGACCGGTGTGACGTACGCGGTGAACGAGCCCGACCCCGGCGACCCCGCGTTCCTCAGCCCGGTCAGCGGCGACGGCATCGGCGCGCGGAGGCTCGCCGAGGCGCTGGCCGCCCGGGGCGTGCAGGTGGAGCGGGAGACCCGCACCTCCGACGCGCTCGTCTCGGCGTACGAGGGCGACGCCACCCTCTTCGTCCCCGTGCCGCGGGTGGTGCACCCCGACTACCTCGACATGCTGCGCCTCATGCCACCGAGCACCCGCATCGTGCTTGTCGACCCGGCACGCCAGGTGCTGGAAGACGCCGCGATCCCGCTCGCACCGGGTGGCCGGCGCTGGGCGGCTCGGGCCGTGCCGCCCGGCTGCGCGGTGCAGGAGGCGCGTGAGGCCGGTACCGCGGCGGCGCTGCGCCAGCGGTACAAAGGCGAGGGCATCCGCTGCTACGGCGCCGGCGTCGTGCAGCTTGACCTGCAGCGGGCCGACCTCGTGGTGATCGGCGCGAGCGACCCGTTCCGCAACGACCGGATCGGCGAGCACGGCAACGCGGCGCTCGCCACCGGCCTGCTCGCGACGCGCCCCCGCGTGGTCTGGCTCGACCTGCACAAGCTGGAGCCGCCGCCGGGCGTCACCGACGAGCCCGGCTCGTCCAGCGGCGTGCCACCGTCGCTGGGCACCGACCCCCGCGGCGGTTCCGGCGAGGCCGACGGCGAAGGCGAGGGCTCGCGCGGCGGCGAGGGCGACGAGTCCAGCTCCGGCGGCTCGTCGGGCGATGAGTCGAGCAGCTCCTCGGCGTCGGACGAAGACAGCGAAAACCCGCTGTGGGACGCGTTTCCACAGTGGTTCTGGGCGTTGCTGATCCAGCTCGCGCTCGCCGTGGTACTGCTGGCGCTGTGGCGGGCCCGCCGGCTCGGCCCGCCGGTGACCGAGCCCCTGCCGGTTACCGTGCGGGCGGCGGAGACGGTGCACGGCCGGGGCCGCCTCTACCGGCGGGCGAAGGCGCGCGGGCCGACCGCGGACCTGCTCCGGGCGGCCGCGCGGGACCGGCTCGCGCAGCTGCTCACCCCCACCGCCGAGGTGTCGCTCGTGGACGCGACCGCCGCGGCGACCGGGCTGGACCGGGAGCAGGTCGAGGGCCTGCTGGACGGTCCCACCCCGGAAAGCGACGATGACCTCCGGCGCCTCCAGGCCGACCTGGACGCGCTTGTCGATGCCGTAAGGAGAGCACGGTGA